One part of the Vitis riparia cultivar Riparia Gloire de Montpellier isolate 1030 chromosome 8, EGFV_Vit.rip_1.0, whole genome shotgun sequence genome encodes these proteins:
- the LOC117920875 gene encoding protein IQ-DOMAIN 1-like: MGRKGNWLSSVKKALSPEPKEKKDQRADKSKKKWFGKHKYPDPNPSSLETVPGPSLAPPEEVKTIEPDNEHHKHVYSVAATTTMASLDVPETDVEVVEITTLTQSTGKAKEEAAAIKIQTAFRGYLARRALRALRGLVRLQSLIQGTAVKRQAANTLRCMQTLARVQSQICYRRSRMSEENQALQRQLLQKQAKELEQLKMGEEWDDSLQSKEQIEAGLLNKQGAAMRRERALAYAFSHQQAWKNSSKSTNLLFMDPSNPHWGWSWLERWMAARPWEGRSTTDKELNNDQSSIKSGSRSITGGEITKAYARHLLDSSKPSPTASQKPYHPPARQSPSTPPSKAVSSSSAAGKFKPAASPRGNLWGQDDDTKSMASMQSERFRRHSIAGSSVGDDESLASSPAVPSYMAPTKSAKAKSRLQSPLGLENNGTPEKGSSGIAKKRLSFPASPARPRRHSGPPRVESSTLTESIVSNGGGTVS; encoded by the exons ATGGGGAGGAAAGGGAACTGGCTTTCTTCCGTAAAGAAGGCTCTCAGCCCAGAACCCAAGGAGAAGAAGGACCAG AGAGCAGATAAATCCAAGAAGAAATGGTTTGGGAAGCACAAATATCCAGATCCTAATCCTTCCTCTTTAGAAACTGTTCCAGGGCCTTCTCTTGCTCCTCCTGAAGAGGTGAAAACAATCGAACCTGATAATGAACATCACAAGCATGTTTACTCTGTTGCAGCCACAACTACCATGGCTTCCCTCGATGTTCCTGAGACTGATGTGGAGGTTGTTGAAATCACCACTCTGACTCAGTCAACGggaaaagcaaaagaggaaGCAGCGGCAATCAAGATTCAAACAGCATTCCGAGGTTATTTG GCAAGGAGGGCATTACGGGCTTTAAGAGGGCTAGTCAGGTTGCAATCACTGATACAAGGGACTGCTGTTAAACGCCAAGCTGCAAACACTCTACGGTGCATGCAAACTCTTGCTCGTGTGCAGTCTCAGATCTGTTATAGGAGGAGCAGGATGTCTGAGGAGAATCAGGCTCTCCAGAGACAACTCCTACAGAAACAGGCAAAAGAGCTTGAGCAGTTGAAG ATGGGGGAGGAATGGGATGACAGCCTacaatcaaaagaacaaattgAAGCAGGCCTATTAAACAAGCAAGGGGCAGCAATGAGAAGAGAAAGGGCACTGGCTTATGCATTTTCTCATCAG CAAGCGTGGAAGAATTCTTCAAAGTCCACAAACCTATTGTTCATGGATCCAAGCAACCCCCATTGGGGTTGGAGCTGGTTGGAACGATGGATGGCGGCCCGGCCATGGGAGGGCCGCAGCACAACAGATAAAGAACTCAATAATGACCAATCATCCATAAAAAGTGGAAGCCGCAGCATCACTGGAGGAGAAATCACCAAAGCTTATGCTCGCCACCTGCTGGATTCCAGTAAGCCTTCACCAACTGCAAGCCAAAAACCATACCATCCTCCTGCCCGTCAGTCCCCTTCTACCCCCCCTTCCAAGGCAGTTTCTTCCTCATCAGCAGCTGGAAAATTTAAGCCCGCAGCAAGCCCGAGGGGGAATCTGTGGGGTCAGGATGATGACACAAAGAGCATGGCCAGCATGCAGTCGGAGCGGTTTCGGAGGCATAGCATTGCAGGGTCATCAGTGGGAGATGATGAGAGTCTGGCAAGCTCCCCAGCGGTTCCAAGTTACATGGCACCCACCAAGTCAGCTAAGGCCAAGTCACGATTGCAAAGCCCATTGGGGTTGGAGAATAATGGGACACCGGAAAAGGGCTCATCAGGAATCGCAAAGAAACGGCTTTCTTTTCCAGCTTCACCGGCCAGGCCAAGGCGACATTCAGGTCCACCAAGGGTGGAGAGCAGTACCCTTACAGAAAGCATTGTGAGCAATGGAGGGGGGACAGTTAGTTAA